A portion of the Malassezia japonica chromosome 3, complete sequence genome contains these proteins:
- a CDS encoding uncharacterized protein (EggNog:ENOG503Q10A; COG:S; TransMembrane:1 (i253-278o)) — translation MPSVVGDTSARSWGQDTPSSLRRSARLSSSSPHQGRTDRVRTPRSETISRVRLQDKGRASTGAPDASAWGSSLYSAQTSRDASLVSSYYLRSQPEAPLDESTSFADESNTSDAWNGLGSLLRGSQRPPQTPKSYVRNASILSGEADDYTQEDQFMAQVENQWQDNNAEADDHPFACQGRNGIPATPGMPTPHVPGVFRSARRARRVDPNESQATEEPSFRAEPETKPSRASMFEKPQEPETKAHASLGAIPKVLLALGILAMVYYILMASLSGVSVPWPSKETTAPLVEKPWPSSSTSVDELRKRVDTLENAVNKVWRSFGDVGAEMKQTHHTLSERLRALEGRTALSSTVQALESEMRALRAAHSEGAALWAEEKKQTEALLARLAVVEQRGGSASGTLSNDAAESIRAKLGELEVRIARAARQAQQADHAASEAKSAVDMLRAVVPEQMPVRYDPQTKQLRVDPALYHELRKVLGSDAPRTSAKPGSWSSFLEANRAELETLFASTVKEHLNARTSSGALLDRDAFLALLQTELARAKTELSTRFNENVHSLQSEILGKVRQQQEMYERSGSWEAPSFLHESVRANSEVSSMIHAALATFAADQIAQADYAQYSAGGRVIPALTSPTHELRLGGENVQSVLSMLQSLLPIPAWPGQKSGSYAVRGRMPVVALHHDNSPGMCWPFSGTHGQLGIQLVRKVRVSSITIDHLPAVLALDGLTSAPRDMEAWGILETDAERRQLAQWRAKRARMHADDVEPAPVPPSPSHVYLGSFSYDLQGAAIQTFPVSAEGAALDLPFRVVQLSVLSNHGLRDFTCLYRVRVHGEPAE, via the coding sequence ATCGCTGGTGAGCAGCTACTACCTGCGCTcgcagcccgaggcgcctcTCGATGAAAGCACGTCGTTCGCCGACGAGTCCAACACGTCGGACGCGTGGAATGGCCTTGGGTCCCTTTTGCGGGGCTCGCAGCGTCCGCCGCAGACACCCAAGTCGTACGTGCGGAATGCCTCGATCTTGTCTGGGGAAGCGGACGACTATACCCAAGAGGACCAGTTTATGGCGCAGGTGGAAAACCAATGGCAGGATAAcaacgccgaggcggacgaccACCCGTTCGCATGCCAAGGACGCAATGGCATCCCGGCTACACCAGGGATGCCGACGCCGCATGTCCCTGGCGTCTTTCGctccgcacggcgcgcacgacgcgtcgacCCGAACGAGTCGCAGGCGACCGAAGAGCCCTCGttccgcgccgagcccgagacAAAGCCGTCACGGGCCTCGATGTTTGAGAAGCCGCAGGAACCCGAGACAAAAGCACACGCCTCTCTTGGCGCGATACCCAAAGTGCTTTTGGCTCTGGGCATTCTTGCCATGGTGTACTATATTTTAATGGCGTCCCTGTCGGGTGTGTCAGTGCCCTGGCCGTCCAAGGAGACcactgcgccgctcgtcgaaaAGCCGTGGCCCTCATCGTCAACGTCCGTGGACGAGCTCCGGAAACGGGTCGACACGCTGGAAAACGCAGTAAACAAAGTGTGGCGCTCGTTTGGCGACGTCGGTGCTGAGATGAAGCAGACGCACCATACCCTCAGCGAGCgtctgcgtgcgctcgaagggcgcacggccctcAGCTCCACCGTCCAGGCGCTTGAGTCCGAgatgcgtgcgctgcgcgcggcgcacagcgaaggcgcggcgctgtggGCCGAAGAAAAGAAGcagaccgaggcgcttcttgcgcgcctcgcggtcgtcgagcagcgtggcggcagcgcatccGGCACGCTTTCGAACGATGCAGCCGAGTCGATCCGTgccaagctcggcgagctcgaagtgcgcatcgctcgtgcggcgcgccaggcgcagcaggccgaccatgccgcgagcgaggccAAGAGTGCGGTCGATATGCTGCGTGCCGTCGTTCCCGAGCAGATGCCGGTCCGCTACGACCCCCAAACGAAGCAGCTCCGCGTGGACCCTGCGCTGTACCatgagctgcgcaaggtgctGGGCAGCGATGCACCCCGCACCTCGGCCAAGCCCGGCAGCTGGTCGTCGTTCCTTGAGGCGaaccgtgccgagctcgagacgctcttTGCAAGCACTGTCAAGGAGCACCTGAacgcacgcacctcgtccgGGGCGTTGTtggaccgcgacgcgttcCTCGCCCTGCTGCAAACCGAGCTCGCCCGCGCCAAGACGGAGCTCAGCACACGCTTTAACGAGAATGTGCACAGTCTCCAGAGCGAGAtcctcggcaaggtgcggcagcagcaggaGATGTACGAGCGCTCCGGCTCGTGGGAGGCGCCGTCGTTCCTGCACGAGTCCGTCCGTGCTAATAGCGAGGTCTCGTCGATGAtccacgcggcgctcgcgacgttTGCCGCCGACCAGATCGCGCAGGCCGACTATGCGCAGTACTCGGCAGGCGGTCGCGTGATCCCTGCGCTGACCAGCCCgacgcacgagctgcgtctcggcggcgagaaTGTGCAGAGCGTCCTGTCGATGCTCCAGTCGCTCTTGCCGATCCCCGCGTGGCCCGGCCAAAAGAGCGGCTCGTACGCGGTGCGTGGGCGTATGCCGGTCGTCGCTCTGCACCACGACAACTCGCCCGGAATGTGCTGGCCTTTCTCCGGCACGCATGGCCAGCTCGGCATCCAGCTTgtgcgcaaggtgcgcgtctcgtcgaTCACCATCGACCACCTGCCTGCcgtgcttgcgctggacgGCCTCAcctctgcgccgcgcgacatGGAGGCTTGGGGCATCCTCGagaccgacgccgagcgccggcagctcgcgcagtgGCGCGCGAAGCGTGCAAGGatgcacgccgacgacgtcgagccCGCGCCCGTGCCCCCCTCGCCGTCACACGTGTACCTCGGTTCCTTCTCGTACGACCTGCAAGGCGCTGCGATCCAGACCTTCCCTGTATCGGCAgaaggcgccgcgcttgaTCTGCCTTTTCGCGTGGTGCAGCTGAGTGTGCTGAGCAAccacggcctgcgcgacttTACGTGTTTGTACCGGGTGCGTGTGCATGGCGAGCCCGCCGAGTAG
- a CDS encoding uncharacterized protein (COG:V; EggNog:ENOG503P8AH): MGRVPLAPPIRFGTVAFPPLGYDTESETSSGEPARVTTFSECLYRGAYPKQRNLPYLETLHLRTIVSLTPKPIDSDEAIAAWAQQQNGGTGVRLVHVRTEKPQEETGGLTREGAARAILELLNRENLPLYVHCLDGVEATSTLVACLRKIQGWTDASIRDELARGSHLAAKRLSGAPAEVPKHLAHFVDHYGEPDGVLLPQRDRIPAWLWPSSGPPLQDAWLSESATVQHPSLRIHFERSEHYIASQRARFGAVWAAFAWPRSRTPSSLSMSDISEAPPYESSDERSSSRRPSHTSTLRHTSESGAASHDDTELLPIADKPAVRRPPSDEQDLRTPRARPVMDVDEIPPLTPSEHGRIRASGHSDPAVLPPTSYLADTERTPLVVAKDQMRERSLDVQDANEESIPPFDIDREEGDEMEHDQDGGEDEDDEDDEDDEDDDEDDDDEDDDDDPSQVLDALDLEGY; this comes from the coding sequence ATGGGCCgtgtgccgctcgcgccgccgatccgCTTTGGAACGGTGGCCTTCCCGCCGCTGGGCTATGACACAGAGTCCGAGACGAGCTCAGGCGAGCCTGCGCGCGTCACTACATTTTCCGAGTGTCTGTATCGAGGCGCATACCCCAAGCAGCGCAACCTGCCCtacctcgagacgctgcaccTGCGCACGATCGTCTCGCTCACGCCCAAGCCCATCGACAGTGACGAGGCGATTGCGGCGtgggcgcagcagcagaaTGGTGGTACtggcgtgcgcctcgtgcacgTACGCACCGAGAAGCCACAGGAAGAGACCGGCGGACTGACGCGCGAAGGCGCGGCCCGTGCTATTCTTGAGCTGCTCAACCGCGAGAACCTTCCTTTGTATGTACATTGCCTggacggcgtcgaggcgacATCGACGCTCGTGGCATGCCTGCGCAAGATCCAGGGGTGGACCGACGCGAGCatccgcgacgagctcgcccGTGGCTCGCACCTCGCGGCCAAGCGCCTGTccggcgcaccggccgaggtgcccaagcacctcgcgcactTTGTCGACCACTATGGCGAGCcggacggcgtgctgctccCTCAGCGCGACCGCATTCCTGCGTGGCTctggccgagctcggggcCACCGCTCCAAGATGCGTGGCTCAGCGAAAGCGCTACGGTGCAGCACCcctcgctgcgcatccactttgagcgcagcgagcacTATATTGCgtcgcagcgtgcgcggtTCGGTGCGGTATGGGCTGCGTTTGCatggccgcgctcgcgcacgccatCGAGCCTGTCCATGTCGGATATatccgaggcgccgccgtacgagtcgagcgacgaACGCAGCTCATCGCGGCGCCCATCGCACACGTCAACCCTGCGCCACACCTCCGAGTCGGGGGCCGCATCGCACGACGAcaccgagctgctgccGATCGCGGACAAACCCGCGGTGCggaggccgccgagcgacgagcaggaccTCCGTACGCCCCGTGCACGGCCCGTGATGGACGTGGACGAAATTCCGCCGCTGACCCCAAGTGAGCACGGCCGGATCAGGGCGAGTGGGCATTCCGACCCTGCCGtgctgccgccgacgagTTACCTGGCCGACACGGAGCGGACGCCGCTCGTGGTGGCCAAGGACCagatgcgcgagcgctcTCTTGACGTGCAGGACGCGAACGAGGAGTCGATCCCCCCTTTCGATATTGACCGCGAAGAGGGCGACGAGATGGAGCACGACCAAGACGGAGGcgaagacgaggacgacgaggacgacgaggacgacgaggatgacgacgaggatgacgacgacgaggatgacgacgacgatccCAGCCAGGTCCTCGATGCACTGGACCTCGAGGGGTACTAA
- a CDS encoding uncharacterized protein (TransMembrane:2 (i151-178o577-595i); COG:S; EggNog:ENOG503NW7S), protein MAYVRGTQAPMDVEPNRPSIFDSPVQDVGDVSLMDVEESAPATQAPSFTELRLEAQGAVPGMRLPPREEKKLEEVPKEVPSPKVEEPEAPEEAPEEPEEESTLVLRKQPTLPSSRKALQHRSFSARARDYLQGRRVDGEPRPKLLERPEVLLTYAQVIFNASILVVFLYLLFCMVYTIQRDVSQKVHEYEIEYLGEIAACNAAYQANRCGTDMQAPALTEACATWQRCAARDPTVVGRARVTAETFAEILNGFVDAVSWKTMLFSLLTLSIVVGATNSTLSFFRGSATKSEPTYAPNYSAPYYAQYALPPDWEGGSHAPHRTWTEKLPINTYLISHPEGYILFDTGESPRCKEPGFFPWWNPVFHISVDLDVPQDVGIVSLLKQRNLEPADVKTVVLSHLHHDHADGISDLPHSNFFVSPDHWNAFKNPLLATLEGALPKQWPKGWKPKLLSQTDKPVGPWKTSYPITSDGRVVAVDTPGHVPGHVCLVVYGDNATYVLGGDVAIDQELLDREWTDGINANPLQAAASLQKIKAFAHEQPIVLLPAHDPDSAARLAGNVVYTPGYSSDITPKVYPDGHAWLIMVFLGLLAVLLYHRRRSVA, encoded by the exons ATGGCCTACGTGCGGGGCACACAGGCGCCGATGGACGTGGAGCCCAATCGGC CGTCGATCTTTGATAGCCCCGTGCAAGATGTGGGCGACGTCTCGCTGATGGATGTCGAAGAGAGCGCGCcagcgacgcaggcgcccTCGTTTAccgagctgcgtctcgaggcgcaAGGGGCGGTGCCAGGCATGCGCCTTCCGCCGCGTGAAGAGAAAAAGCTGGAAGAAGTCCCGAAAGAGGTGCCGTCGCCGAAGGTCgaggagcccgaggcgcccgaggaGGCACCGGAAGAGCCGGAGGAGGAAAgcacgctcgtgctgcgcaaacAGCCTACGCtcccgagctcgcgcaagGCGTTGCAGCATCGCTCGTTcagcgcgcgtgcgcgcgactACCTGCAaggacggcgcgtcgacggcgagccgcggcccaagctgctcgagcgccccGAGGTCCTCTTGACCTACGCGCAAGTGATCTTTAACGCAAGCATCCTCGTCGTTTTCCTCTACCTCTTGTTTTGCATGGTGTACACGatccagcgcgacgtgtcgcAAAAGGTGCACGAGTACGAAATTG AATATCTCGGCGAGATTGCCGCATGCAATGCAGCCTACCAGGCGAACCGCTGCGGGACAGACATGCAGGCCCCGGCCCTGAccgaggcgtgcgcgacgtggcagcggtgtgcggcgcgcgacccGACCGTCGTGGGGCGCGCGCGTGTCACGGCAGAGACCTTTGCCGAGATCCTGAATGGATTCGTGGATGCTGTGAGCTGGAAGACTATG CTCTTTTCGCTGCTTACCTTGTCGATTGTTGTCGGAGCGACCAACTCGACGCTGTCCTTCTTccgcggctcggcgacaAAGAGCGAGCCCACGTACGCGCCAAACTACTCCGCGCCGTACTATGCACAAtacgcgctgccgccggaCTGGGAGGGCGGATCGCATGCTCCCC ACAGGACATGGACGGAAAAGCTGCCGATTAACACGTACTTGATCTCGCATCCCGAGGGCTACATCCTCTTTGACACGGGCGAGTCGCCTAGGTGCAAAGAGCCTGGCTTTTTCCCGTGGTGGAATCCCGTATTTCACATCTCGGTGGATCTGGATGTACCCCAAGATGTCGGCATTGTAAGCCTACTTAAGCAGCGCAACCTCGAGCCGGCGGACGTCAAGACCGTGGTCCTCTCGCATCTGCACCACGATCACGCAGACGGCATCTCTGACCTCCCGCACTCGAACTTCTTTGTGAGCCCAGATCACTGGAACGCGTTCAAAAATCCGCTCCTGGCGACGCTGGAAGGCGCGCTGCCAAAGCAATGGCCCAAAGGATGGAAACCGAAACTGCTCTCCCAGACAGACAAGCCCGTCGGCCCGTGGAAAACTAGCTACCCCATCACTAGTGACGGACGTGTGGTGGCAGTCGATACGCCAGGACACGTTCCCGGCCATGTTTGCTTGGTCGTCTATGGCGACAATGCAACCTACGTGCTgggcggcgacgtcgccATCGACCAAGAACTGCTAGATCGGGAATGGACGGACGGCATCAATGCAAACCCCCTGCAggccgccgcatcgctCCAAAAAATCAAGGCCTTTGCACACGAACAGCCCATTGTGCTCTTGCCTGCCCACGACCCCgactcggccgcgcgcctcgccggcaATGTGGTCTACACGCCTGGCTATAGCAGTGACATTACGCCCAAGGTGTATCCCGATGGGCACGCATGGCTGATCATGGTTTTTCTGGGACTcctcgccgtgctcctgtaccaccgccgccggtcTGTTGCATAG